A genomic region of Mus musculus strain C57BL/6J chromosome 7, GRCm38.p6 C57BL/6J contains the following coding sequences:
- the Gm10665 gene encoding vomeronasal 1 receptor Vmn1r150, translating to MSVRGKSLKTTEEVALQIILLCQFGVGTMANDFLFVHNFSPVLTGSKQRPRQVILSHMAVANALTLFLTVFPNNMMAFAPRNPPTELKCKLKFFSHLVTRSTNLCSTCVLSMHQFVTLVPISRGKLLLRASVPNLVSYSCYGCWFFSVLSNIHIPIKVTGPQITDNNTDSKSKFFCSTSGFTVRIVFLQFSHDATFMSIMVWTSVSMVLLLHRHRQRMQHILTPNQNPRGQAESRATNTILMLVVTFVSFYLLNFICIIFHTFFIHYNLFIRLLGEILAAGFPTISPLLLIFRDPKNPCLELFHCFKPESLQNLKHRRQLH from the coding sequence ATGTCTGTTCGTGGTAAATCcctgaaaaccactgaggaagtggctcttcagatcattttgctttgccagtttggggttgggaCCATGGCCAATGActttctgtttgtccataatttctctccagtcttgactggttctaaacagaggcccagacaggtgattctaagccacatggctgtggccaatgccttgactctattcctcactgtatttccaaacaacatgatgGCTTTTGCTCCAAGAAACCCTCCAACTGaactgaaatgtaaattaaaattcttcAGTCACCTGGTGACAAGAAGCACAAatttgtgttccacctgtgtcctgagtatGCATCAGTTTGTCACTCTGGTTCCTATTAGTAGAGGTAAACTTCTACTCAGAGCAAGTGTCCCAAATTTGGTGAGTTATTCTTGTTACGgttgttggtttttcagtgtcttaagtaacattcacattccaattaaggtcactggtccacagataacagacaataacactgactctaaaagcaagtttttctgttccacttctggattcaCTGTAAGAATTGTCTTCTTGCAGTTTTCCcatgatgccacattcatgagcatcatggtctggaccagtgtctccatggtacttctcctccatagacatcgccagcgaatgcagcacatcctcactcccaatcagaACCCCAGAGGCCAAGCTGAGTCCAGAGCAACCAATACTATCCtgatgctggtggtcacatttgttagcttttatcttctaaattttatttgtatcatctttcataccttttttatacattataatttattcatACGGCTTCTTGGTGAGATTTTGGCTGCAGGTTTCCCTACTATTTCTCccttactgttgatcttcagagatcctaAGAATCCTTGTCTTGAGCTCTTCCACTGTTTTAAACCAGAGTCGCTACAAAATTTGAAACACAGAAGACAGCTTCACTAA